A single genomic interval of Tsukamurella paurometabola harbors:
- a CDS encoding serine/threonine-protein kinase, translating to MNEQQIAGYRVVRKLGGGGMGEVYLVQHPRLPRQDALKLLHTSVSSNPQYKARFDREAYVLAQLNHRNIIHLYDRGEVDGRLWITMEYVAGPDTARMVAERGPMPLSLAIDIADGAGAALDYAYRRANITHRDVKPANILVAFDSDGAPQVKLADFGIAKAAGDAVGVTSTGITVGTMAYMSPEAFDNKILDNRADLYSLGCTVFELLTGEPPFPGDSPAAVIAAHLNQPAPKITSRNPALPGHLDAVFRKALAKRPEDRYATCAEFVAGLRGEAPSSIPGTAQQPIPAGTAQQPVYTGEHTGAHAGPGTAPYPGPPTGQYVPTGEYPGPHTAAQPAPTRAEQLPASARQEPPAAPAPVQPRRWGRAFAALAAVVLIALAAGVVYLVKPSIGGGSSGGGATLSASSIKLVNFQGTNDSSPNLKNVLTGDSPSWRTDQYFSGPKFGGLKSGVGFLITLDREASVTSGTISSPSAGSTVEVRTSPSASVSSLDQTETIWDGELRSGDTEFSASNAAKTRYVLVWITGLSQSSGKWQTTIERVQLRGN from the coding sequence ATGAACGAGCAGCAGATCGCGGGCTACCGGGTGGTCCGTAAGCTCGGCGGCGGCGGGATGGGCGAGGTGTACCTCGTCCAGCACCCGCGCCTGCCCCGGCAGGACGCGCTGAAGCTGCTGCACACCTCGGTCAGCAGCAATCCGCAGTACAAGGCGCGGTTCGACCGCGAGGCCTACGTGCTCGCGCAGCTCAACCACCGCAACATCATCCACCTGTACGACCGCGGCGAGGTCGACGGCCGGCTGTGGATCACGATGGAGTACGTCGCCGGGCCGGACACCGCGCGCATGGTCGCCGAGCGCGGCCCGATGCCGCTGTCCCTGGCGATCGACATCGCCGACGGTGCCGGCGCCGCCCTGGACTACGCCTACCGCCGCGCGAACATCACCCACCGCGACGTCAAGCCCGCCAACATCCTCGTGGCCTTCGACTCCGACGGTGCGCCGCAGGTCAAGCTCGCCGACTTCGGCATCGCCAAGGCCGCGGGCGACGCGGTGGGCGTCACGTCGACCGGGATCACCGTCGGGACCATGGCGTACATGTCGCCCGAGGCCTTCGACAACAAGATCCTCGACAACCGGGCCGACCTCTACTCGCTCGGCTGCACCGTCTTCGAGCTGCTCACCGGCGAACCGCCCTTCCCCGGCGACTCCCCCGCCGCGGTCATCGCGGCGCACCTGAACCAGCCCGCGCCGAAGATCACCTCCCGCAATCCCGCGCTGCCCGGGCACCTCGACGCGGTCTTCCGCAAGGCCCTCGCCAAGCGGCCGGAGGACCGGTACGCCACGTGCGCCGAGTTCGTCGCCGGGCTGCGCGGCGAGGCACCGTCGTCGATCCCGGGCACCGCACAGCAGCCGATCCCGGCCGGCACCGCCCAGCAGCCCGTGTACACGGGCGAGCACACGGGCGCCCACGCCGGGCCCGGGACCGCGCCCTACCCGGGGCCGCCGACGGGGCAGTACGTCCCGACCGGCGAGTACCCCGGCCCGCACACCGCGGCGCAGCCCGCGCCCACGCGCGCGGAGCAACTGCCCGCCTCGGCCCGGCAGGAGCCCCCGGCGGCGCCGGCGCCCGTGCAGCCCCGCCGCTGGGGCCGGGCCTTCGCCGCACTCGCCGCCGTCGTGCTCATCGCACTGGCCGCCGGCGTCGTCTACCTGGTGAAACCGTCGATCGGCGGTGGGTCGTCGGGCGGCGGCGCGACACTGTCCGCGTCGTCGATCAAGCTCGTGAACTTTCAGGGCACCAACGATTCGTCGCCGAACCTCAAGAACGTGCTGACCGGCGACTCACCGTCGTGGCGCACCGATCAGTACTTCAGCGGGCCCAAGTTCGGCGGGCTCAAGTCCGGTGTCGGTTTCCTCATCACCCTGGACCGGGAGGCCTCGGTCACGTCCGGCACCATCTCCTCGCCCAGCGCGGGTTCGACGGTGGAAGTGCGGACATCGCCGTCCGCTTCGGTGAGCTCGCTCGATCAGACCGAGACGATCTGGGACGGCGAGCTGCGCAGCGGCGACACCGAGTTCTCCGCGAGCAATGCTGCGAAGACGCGCTACGTGCTGGTCTGGATCACCGGGCTGTCGCAGAGCTCCGGCAAATGGCAGACCACCATCGAACGGGTGCAACTCCGCGGGAACTGA
- a CDS encoding DEAD/DEAH box helicase: MAGAGPGTESLTHVADIPSRRAEFAPWPDWVPPRVRAGLVDEGVREPWRHQAEAAEHAHAGRHVVISTGTASGKSLAYQLPVLAALAEDPRATVLYLSPTKALGTDQHRAAVRLTTAYGPADASPAMYDGDTSQEMRRWARSDSRWVFTNPDMLHVGMLPRHAKWARFLRGLRYVVVDECHHYRGVFGSHTALVLRRLLRVAAKYGSTPTVICASATTSDPAGAASRLIGAECVAVTEDSSPHGPRTVALWEPPLLPDLEGENGAPVRRPATTEAARMLADLVVEGARTLAFVRSRRSAETVALSARRMLAEATPELAERIAAYRAGYLAEDRRRLEQGLNDGALLGVATTNALELGVDIAGLDAVLMAGFPGTVASFWQQAGRSGRRGQGSLILLIARDDPLDTYLVHHPESLLGRPVEATITDPWNPYVLGPQLLCAASEIPLTRAEVARLGAVDVAGRLVADGLLRERPAGYFPAAGIDPHAGVNIRGGAGSEILIVEEATGRLLGTVDFTRALSTVHEGAVHVHQGESYVVDELDLDDGLALVHAEEPEWTTSAREDLDVHVTAVHATEVLGDVTARFVSVQVTSRVVGYLRTLRSGEVMDAVELDLPETTLATRAALITLSPEVLEGAGLVPERWPGALHAAEHAAIGLLPLVASCDRWDIGGLSTALHDDTGLPSIFVYDGYPGGAGFAERGYESIATWLVATRDAVAACECPSGCPSCVQSPKCGNGNDPLDKEGAVLVLDLVLAAVAAG, translated from the coding sequence ATGGCGGGCGCGGGTCCCGGCACCGAGAGCCTCACACATGTGGCGGACATCCCGTCACGCCGAGCGGAATTCGCCCCCTGGCCGGACTGGGTACCGCCGCGCGTGCGCGCGGGCCTCGTCGACGAGGGCGTGCGGGAGCCGTGGCGACACCAGGCCGAGGCGGCGGAGCACGCGCACGCGGGCCGGCACGTCGTGATCTCGACGGGGACCGCCTCCGGCAAGTCCCTGGCCTACCAGCTGCCGGTGCTGGCGGCGCTCGCCGAGGATCCGCGGGCCACGGTGCTGTACCTGTCACCGACGAAGGCACTCGGCACCGACCAGCACCGGGCGGCGGTCCGGCTGACGACGGCGTACGGCCCGGCCGATGCCTCCCCCGCCATGTACGACGGGGACACCTCTCAGGAGATGCGCCGCTGGGCGCGCTCCGACAGCCGTTGGGTGTTCACCAATCCGGACATGCTGCACGTGGGAATGCTTCCGCGGCACGCGAAGTGGGCGCGGTTCCTGCGCGGCTTGCGGTACGTGGTGGTCGACGAGTGCCACCACTACCGCGGTGTCTTCGGCTCGCACACCGCGCTCGTCCTGCGCCGGTTGCTGCGGGTGGCCGCGAAGTACGGCAGCACCCCCACGGTGATCTGCGCGTCCGCGACCACGTCCGACCCGGCCGGCGCCGCCTCGCGCCTCATCGGCGCGGAGTGCGTTGCCGTGACCGAGGATTCGTCGCCGCACGGGCCGCGGACCGTCGCGCTGTGGGAGCCGCCCCTGCTGCCCGACCTGGAGGGCGAGAACGGCGCGCCGGTACGGCGCCCCGCCACCACCGAAGCGGCGCGGATGCTGGCGGATCTGGTGGTCGAGGGGGCGCGGACGCTCGCCTTCGTCCGGTCCCGACGGTCCGCGGAGACCGTCGCGCTCTCCGCCCGGCGGATGCTCGCGGAGGCGACGCCCGAACTGGCCGAGCGGATCGCCGCCTACCGGGCCGGCTACCTCGCGGAGGATCGCCGCCGGCTGGAGCAGGGCCTGAACGACGGCGCGCTGCTCGGCGTGGCCACGACGAACGCGTTGGAGCTGGGTGTGGACATCGCCGGCCTGGACGCGGTGCTCATGGCGGGCTTCCCCGGCACCGTCGCCTCGTTCTGGCAGCAGGCGGGCCGCAGCGGGCGACGAGGCCAGGGCTCGCTGATCCTGTTGATCGCGCGCGACGATCCGCTGGACACCTACTTGGTGCACCATCCGGAATCCCTGCTCGGACGGCCGGTGGAGGCGACGATCACCGACCCGTGGAACCCGTACGTGCTGGGCCCGCAGTTGCTGTGCGCCGCGAGCGAGATCCCGCTCACCCGTGCGGAGGTGGCGAGGTTGGGCGCGGTGGACGTGGCGGGCCGGCTGGTGGCCGACGGCCTGCTGCGCGAGCGGCCCGCGGGCTACTTCCCGGCGGCCGGGATCGATCCCCATGCGGGCGTGAACATCCGGGGCGGTGCGGGCAGCGAGATCCTCATCGTCGAGGAGGCGACCGGCCGGCTGCTGGGGACCGTCGACTTCACCCGGGCGTTGTCGACGGTGCACGAGGGCGCGGTGCACGTGCACCAGGGCGAGTCCTACGTCGTCGACGAGCTGGACCTCGACGACGGGCTGGCGCTGGTGCACGCGGAGGAGCCGGAGTGGACGACGTCGGCGCGCGAGGACCTGGACGTGCACGTGACCGCCGTGCACGCCACGGAGGTGCTGGGCGACGTCACGGCGCGGTTCGTCTCGGTGCAGGTGACCAGCCGCGTGGTCGGGTACCTGCGGACGCTGCGCAGCGGCGAGGTGATGGACGCCGTGGAGCTGGACCTCCCGGAGACGACCCTGGCGACCCGCGCCGCGCTCATCACGCTCAGCCCGGAGGTGCTGGAGGGCGCCGGCCTGGTGCCGGAGCGGTGGCCGGGCGCGTTGCATGCGGCCGAGCACGCGGCGATCGGCCTGCTGCCGCTCGTCGCCTCGTGCGACCGCTGGGACATCGGCGGCCTGTCGACGGCGCTGCACGACGACACCGGCCTACCGTCGATCTTCGTCTACGACGGTTACCCCGGCGGCGCGGGTTTCGCCGAGCGGGGCTACGAGTCGATCGCGACCTGGCTCGTCGCGACGCGGGACGCGGTCGCCGCCTGCGAGTGCCCGTCCGGCTGCCCGTCGTGCGTGCAATCACCCAAGTGCGGCAACGGGAACGACCCGCTCGACAAGGAGGGCGCCGTGCTCGTGCTCGACCTGGTGCTCGCTGCGGTGGCCGCGGGCTGA
- the topA gene encoding type I DNA topoisomerase, whose amino-acid sequence MAARGKAAGGDGLQRLVIVESPAKGKKIGDFLGPNYTVRASMGHIRDLPSRDNPLPEADQGKPWARLGVDVDHDFEAHYVTSASKRSTVSELKSLLKQADELYLATDGDREGEAIAWHLQEVLKPKVPVKRMVFHEITQQAIQAAAQEPRELDMNLVDAQETRRILDRLYGYEVSPVLWRKVNQGLSAGRVQSVATRIIVDRERERIAFRTAGYWDIAAQLDAGAEATPRTFGARLVTVDGDRVATGRDFDAQGQLKKPTGITVLDGARANALVAGLQGASLTVTSVEEKPYTRKPYAPFMTSTLQQEASRKLRFNTDRTMQIAQRLYEGGYITYMRTDSTTLSETAIAAARDQARQLYGAEYVHPTPRQYTRKVKNAQEAHEAIRPAGETFQTPGALASVLNSDEFRLYELIWQRTVASQMADVKGTTLSLRIGGTASSGENVEFAASGRTITFPGFLSAYVETVDDQAGGEADDAESRLPQLVKGQTVTAAELAAADHVTSPPARYTEASLVKTLEELGIGRPSTYASIIKTIQDRGYVVKKGNALVPQWVAFAVIGLLEGHFGGLVDYNFTASMEDDLDEIAGGREGRVDWLTRFYFGDGGPDGDGAAVSGADGPGPDSPGLKNLVAANLDAIDARAVNSIPLYTDPDGNVVYVRVGRYGPYLERTVAPKDGEGEPQVQRANILASMTPDELTEEVAEKLFATPQDGRPLGIDPATGHEIVAKEGRFGPYVTEILPEPEKDPEAEDLDAEAAKPKTRKKKADAPKPRTGSLLKSMDIETVTLEDALRLLSLPRVVGVDPESKEEITAQNGRYGPYLKKGTDSRSLATEEQMFTVTLEEALKLYAEPKRRGRGAAAAPPLRELGNDPVSGNAMVIKDGRFGPYVTDGETNASLRKGDEVATITDERASELLADRRARGPVKKKATKKAAAKKAPAKKAPAKKATAKKAAAKKTTAKKTVAKKTTAAKKAPTKAVEAPADETV is encoded by the coding sequence ATGGCGGCACGTGGGAAGGCAGCAGGCGGCGACGGGTTGCAGCGCCTGGTGATCGTGGAGTCCCCCGCCAAGGGCAAGAAGATCGGCGACTTCCTCGGCCCGAACTACACGGTCCGGGCGTCGATGGGCCACATCCGCGACCTCCCGAGCCGCGACAACCCGCTCCCCGAGGCCGACCAGGGCAAGCCCTGGGCCCGCCTCGGCGTCGACGTCGACCACGACTTCGAGGCCCACTACGTCACCTCCGCCAGCAAACGCTCCACCGTCTCCGAGCTGAAGTCCCTGCTCAAGCAGGCCGACGAGCTCTACCTCGCGACGGATGGTGACCGCGAGGGCGAGGCGATCGCATGGCACCTGCAGGAAGTGCTCAAGCCCAAGGTGCCGGTCAAGCGGATGGTCTTCCACGAGATCACCCAGCAGGCCATCCAGGCCGCCGCGCAGGAGCCGCGCGAACTCGACATGAACCTCGTCGACGCGCAGGAGACCCGCCGCATCCTCGACCGCCTCTACGGCTACGAGGTCAGCCCCGTGCTGTGGCGCAAGGTCAACCAGGGCCTCTCCGCCGGCCGCGTCCAGTCCGTGGCGACCCGCATCATCGTCGACCGGGAGCGCGAGCGCATCGCCTTCCGTACCGCCGGGTACTGGGACATCGCCGCCCAGCTCGACGCGGGCGCCGAGGCGACCCCGCGCACCTTCGGCGCGCGCCTCGTGACCGTCGACGGCGACCGCGTCGCCACCGGCCGCGACTTCGACGCCCAGGGGCAGCTCAAGAAGCCCACCGGCATCACCGTGCTCGACGGTGCCCGGGCGAACGCCCTGGTGGCAGGCCTGCAGGGCGCCAGCCTGACGGTCACCTCCGTCGAGGAGAAGCCGTACACCCGCAAGCCCTACGCGCCGTTCATGACCTCGACGCTGCAGCAGGAGGCGAGCCGCAAGCTGCGGTTCAACACCGACCGCACCATGCAGATCGCGCAGCGGCTCTACGAGGGCGGCTACATCACCTACATGCGTACCGACTCGACCACGCTGTCGGAGACCGCCATCGCCGCGGCCCGCGACCAGGCGCGGCAGCTGTACGGCGCCGAGTACGTGCACCCGACCCCGCGGCAGTACACCCGCAAGGTCAAGAACGCGCAGGAGGCGCACGAGGCGATCCGCCCCGCCGGCGAGACCTTCCAGACGCCGGGCGCGCTCGCATCCGTGCTCAACAGCGACGAGTTCCGGCTCTACGAGCTGATCTGGCAGCGCACCGTCGCGTCGCAGATGGCCGACGTCAAGGGCACCACGCTGAGCCTGCGGATCGGCGGCACCGCGTCGTCGGGCGAGAACGTCGAGTTCGCCGCGTCGGGCCGCACCATCACCTTCCCCGGCTTCCTCTCCGCCTACGTCGAGACCGTCGACGACCAGGCCGGCGGCGAGGCCGACGACGCCGAATCGCGGCTCCCGCAGCTCGTCAAGGGCCAGACCGTCACGGCCGCCGAACTGGCCGCCGCCGATCACGTGACCAGCCCGCCCGCGCGCTACACCGAGGCCTCGCTGGTCAAGACCCTCGAAGAGCTGGGCATCGGCCGACCGTCGACCTACGCGTCGATCATCAAGACCATCCAGGACCGCGGCTACGTCGTGAAGAAGGGCAACGCCCTCGTCCCGCAGTGGGTGGCCTTCGCGGTCATCGGGCTGCTCGAGGGCCACTTCGGCGGCCTCGTCGACTACAACTTCACGGCCTCGATGGAGGACGATCTCGACGAGATCGCCGGCGGCCGCGAGGGCCGCGTCGACTGGCTCACCCGGTTCTACTTCGGCGACGGCGGGCCCGACGGCGACGGCGCGGCCGTCTCCGGCGCCGACGGCCCCGGCCCCGACAGCCCCGGCCTCAAGAACCTCGTCGCCGCGAACCTCGACGCCATCGACGCCCGCGCGGTGAACTCGATCCCCCTCTACACCGACCCCGACGGCAACGTCGTGTACGTGCGCGTGGGCCGCTACGGCCCGTACCTGGAGCGCACCGTCGCACCGAAGGACGGCGAGGGGGAACCCCAGGTCCAGCGCGCCAACATCCTGGCGTCGATGACCCCCGACGAACTCACCGAGGAGGTCGCGGAGAAGCTCTTCGCGACCCCGCAGGACGGCCGCCCGCTGGGCATCGACCCGGCCACGGGCCACGAGATCGTCGCCAAGGAGGGCCGCTTCGGCCCGTACGTCACCGAGATCCTCCCCGAGCCGGAGAAGGACCCCGAGGCCGAGGACCTGGACGCCGAGGCCGCGAAGCCCAAGACGCGGAAGAAGAAGGCCGACGCGCCGAAGCCGCGCACCGGCTCGCTGCTCAAGTCCATGGACATCGAGACCGTGACCCTCGAGGACGCGCTCCGACTGCTGTCGCTGCCGCGCGTCGTGGGCGTCGACCCGGAGTCCAAGGAGGAGATCACCGCCCAGAACGGCCGGTACGGGCCGTACCTGAAGAAGGGCACCGACTCCCGCTCGCTGGCCACCGAGGAGCAGATGTTCACGGTGACCCTCGAGGAGGCGCTCAAGCTGTACGCGGAGCCCAAGCGACGGGGCCGCGGCGCGGCCGCCGCGCCGCCGCTGCGCGAACTGGGCAACGACCCGGTCTCGGGCAACGCGATGGTCATCAAGGACGGCCGCTTCGGCCCGTACGTCACCGACGGCGAGACCAACGCCTCGCTGCGCAAGGGCGACGAGGTCGCGACCATCACCGACGAGCGCGCCTCCGAGCTGCTCGCGGACCGTCGCGCGCGGGGACCGGTGAAGAAGAAGGCCACCAAGAAGGCGGCGGCCAAGAAGGCGCCCGCGAAGAAGGCTCCGGCGAAGAAGGCCACGGCCAAGAAGGCGGCGGCGAAGAAGACGACCGCGAAGAAGACGGTCGCGAAGAAGACCACCGCCGCGAAGAAGGCCCCCACGAAGGCCGTCGAGGCGCCCGCGGACGAGACCGTCTGA
- a CDS encoding DNA polymerase III subunit delta' has translation MSSVFDRLVGQEAVVAGLRAAAAAAREVVASGGTVADLAGSSMTHAWLFTGPPGSGRSVAARALAAALQCDDPEEPGCGRCRACTTVLAGTHADVRSIAPDGLSIAVKQMREVVADASRRPSVGHWQIVLIEDADRLTEQAGNALLKMVEEPPAQTIVLLCAPTVDPEDISVTLKSRCRHVPLVTPSAPAIAAVLERDGIDAERAAWAAGVSGGHVGRAKRLATDPEAQKQRKQALGLARAATSEGVYGVVEQLLRDAESTAKELNADLNERETEDLKTALGAGGVGRGTAGVMRGSAGQLKDLEKRQKARGTRAVRDALDRALIDLAALFRDALVQGTGAQVTLMHPDEAEQTRRLAGYARPEGLLRCVESVLECREAIDLNVKPVVALDAMAAGVSTALRDHRR, from the coding sequence GTGAGCTCAGTGTTCGATCGCCTGGTGGGGCAGGAAGCGGTGGTGGCGGGCCTGCGGGCCGCCGCGGCCGCCGCGCGCGAGGTCGTCGCGAGCGGAGGCACGGTCGCCGATCTGGCCGGATCGTCCATGACCCACGCCTGGTTGTTCACGGGTCCGCCCGGCTCGGGGCGGTCCGTCGCGGCCCGGGCGCTCGCCGCCGCCCTGCAGTGCGACGATCCCGAGGAGCCCGGCTGCGGCCGCTGCCGCGCCTGCACGACGGTGCTGGCCGGCACCCACGCCGACGTGCGGTCCATCGCGCCCGACGGCCTCTCCATCGCGGTCAAGCAGATGCGCGAGGTGGTGGCCGACGCGTCGCGCCGGCCGTCCGTCGGGCACTGGCAGATCGTGCTCATCGAGGACGCCGACCGGCTCACCGAGCAGGCGGGCAACGCCCTGCTGAAGATGGTCGAGGAGCCGCCGGCCCAGACGATCGTGCTGCTGTGCGCGCCGACCGTCGACCCGGAGGACATCTCCGTCACGCTGAAGTCCCGGTGCCGGCACGTGCCGCTCGTCACACCCTCGGCGCCCGCGATCGCGGCGGTGCTGGAGCGGGACGGCATCGACGCCGAGCGCGCGGCCTGGGCGGCGGGCGTCTCCGGCGGGCACGTCGGGCGGGCGAAGCGGCTCGCGACCGACCCGGAGGCGCAGAAGCAGCGCAAGCAGGCGCTGGGCCTGGCGCGGGCGGCCACCTCCGAGGGCGTGTACGGCGTCGTCGAGCAACTGCTGCGCGACGCGGAGAGCACGGCCAAGGAGCTCAACGCCGACCTCAACGAGCGCGAGACCGAGGACCTCAAAACGGCGCTCGGGGCCGGCGGCGTGGGCCGCGGCACCGCGGGCGTGATGCGCGGCTCGGCCGGGCAGCTCAAGGACCTGGAGAAGCGGCAGAAGGCGCGCGGCACCCGCGCCGTGCGCGACGCCCTCGACCGCGCCCTCATCGACCTCGCCGCGCTGTTCCGCGACGCGCTCGTGCAGGGCACGGGCGCGCAGGTCACGCTGATGCATCCCGACGAGGCGGAGCAGACCCGCCGGCTCGCCGGCTACGCGCGGCCCGAGGGGCTGCTGCGCTGCGTGGAGTCGGTGCTCGAGTGCCGCGAGGCCATCGACCTCAACGTCAAGCCCGTCGTCGCGCTGGACGCGATGGCCGCGGGCGTCTCCACCGCGCTGCGGGACCACCGCCGCTGA
- a CDS encoding adenylate/guanylate cyclase domain-containing protein, with product MAAPKSRLSRALRLARWLAKTPWPIFALDILRSNILGAVFVFGFLRFALPVQQSVQLQEISGVNLLVFITYLVAASVLGMLIGLRLVLPVLRWHRRSAPYDPAISRRALAIPLRMALMQAIFWLIGGAIFVVINYHSPGGIRVVVALTVLLGATTTCALSYMQTERVLRPITVAALAQEPQGSAGLSVTTRILLSWVLGTATPIVGIIMVIVSQEMGVIDPDAPTLVNPVLLLSVVALAAGLLGTVRAAKSIGDPIRDLFRAQRKVRDGDFTASVKIYDSSELGLLQAGFNDMVHDLAERQRMRDMFGRYVGQDVARQALEHGTHLGGEINEVSVLFVDLVGSTKIAVTEEPAAVVDLLNDFFKVVVDLVDLHGGFVNKFQGDAALAIFGAPLPHPDAAGAALAAAREMRIQLGDVLGGTGFGIGVSAGQVVAGHIGAKARFEYTVIGDPVNEAARITEIAKSEPSSLLAAGRAVEAATPAEQALWVLGEAIELRGRGQLTRLARPVDD from the coding sequence GTGGCAGCACCGAAGAGCAGACTCAGTCGCGCACTGCGACTGGCGCGGTGGCTCGCCAAGACCCCCTGGCCGATCTTCGCGCTGGACATCCTGCGCTCGAACATCCTGGGTGCGGTCTTCGTCTTCGGCTTCCTCCGGTTCGCCCTGCCCGTGCAGCAGTCGGTGCAGCTGCAGGAGATCAGCGGCGTCAACCTGCTGGTCTTCATCACCTACCTGGTGGCCGCGAGTGTGCTCGGCATGCTCATCGGGCTGCGGCTGGTGCTCCCCGTGCTGCGCTGGCACCGGCGCAGCGCCCCGTACGACCCGGCCATCTCCCGCCGCGCCCTCGCCATCCCGCTGCGGATGGCGCTCATGCAGGCGATCTTCTGGCTCATCGGCGGCGCGATCTTCGTCGTCATCAACTACCACTCGCCGGGCGGCATCCGCGTCGTCGTCGCCCTGACGGTGCTGCTCGGCGCCACGACGACGTGCGCGCTCAGCTACATGCAGACCGAGCGGGTGCTGCGGCCCATCACGGTCGCCGCGCTGGCGCAGGAGCCGCAGGGGTCCGCGGGCCTGTCGGTGACCACGCGCATCCTGCTCAGCTGGGTGCTCGGCACCGCGACGCCGATCGTCGGCATCATCATGGTCATCGTCTCGCAGGAGATGGGCGTCATCGACCCGGACGCCCCGACGCTGGTCAACCCGGTGTTGCTGCTGTCGGTGGTCGCGCTCGCCGCCGGCCTGCTCGGCACCGTCCGCGCCGCGAAGTCCATCGGCGATCCGATCCGCGACCTGTTCCGCGCGCAGCGCAAGGTCCGCGACGGCGACTTCACGGCGTCGGTGAAGATCTACGACTCCAGTGAGCTGGGCCTGCTGCAGGCGGGCTTCAACGACATGGTGCACGACCTGGCCGAGCGGCAGCGGATGCGCGACATGTTCGGCCGGTACGTCGGGCAGGACGTCGCGCGGCAGGCTCTCGAACACGGAACCCACCTGGGAGGCGAGATCAACGAGGTCAGCGTGCTGTTCGTCGACCTCGTGGGATCGACGAAGATCGCGGTCACCGAGGAGCCCGCGGCCGTCGTGGACCTGCTCAACGACTTCTTCAAGGTGGTCGTCGACCTCGTCGACCTGCACGGCGGTTTCGTCAACAAGTTCCAGGGCGACGCGGCGCTGGCCATCTTCGGCGCCCCGCTGCCCCACCCGGACGCCGCCGGCGCCGCGCTGGCGGCGGCGCGGGAGATGCGGATCCAGCTCGGCGACGTGCTCGGCGGCACCGGCTTCGGCATCGGCGTCTCGGCGGGCCAGGTGGTTGCCGGGCACATCGGCGCGAAGGCGCGGTTCGAGTACACCGTGATCGGCGATCCGGTGAACGAGGCCGCCCGCATCACCGAGATCGCCAAGTCGGAGCCGTCATCGCTGCTCGCGGCCGGCCGGGCGGTCGAGGCCGCGACGCCCGCCGAGCAGGCCCTGTGGGTGCTCGGCGAGGCGATCGAGCTGCGAGGGCGCGGCCAGCTCACGCGGCTGGCGCGCCCCGTCGACGACTGA
- a CDS encoding cold-shock protein, translating into MAQGTVKWFNAEKGFGFIAPADGSDDVFVHYSEIQGNGFRTLEENQLVEFEVGQGTKGPQATGVRAL; encoded by the coding sequence ATGGCACAGGGAACTGTGAAGTGGTTCAACGCGGAGAAGGGCTTCGGCTTCATCGCACCGGCCGACGGCTCGGATGACGTGTTCGTCCACTACTCGGAGATCCAGGGCAACGGCTTCCGTACCCTCGAGGAGAACCAGCTCGTGGAGTTCGAGGTCGGCCAGGGCACCAAGGGCCCGCAGGCCACCGGCGTCCGCGCTCTCTAA